The following coding sequences lie in one Syntrophorhabdaceae bacterium genomic window:
- the fsa gene encoding fructose-6-phosphate aldolase: protein MKFFIDTANIDEIKKGMEMGLVDGVTTNPSLLAKENKDPETVLQEILRTVPGPVSLEVISTTSEGMCEEARKLAQLGENAVIKIPMTEQGIRAVRTLTDEGIKTNVTLIFQPVQALIAAKAGATYVSPFIGRLDDISQRGMEIIDSITRIFYNYAFETEVIVASIRNPMHVLDAALIGADIATIPFNVLKQLMNHPLTDIGLQKFLKDWEGIKK from the coding sequence ATGAAATTTTTTATAGATACGGCCAATATTGACGAGATCAAGAAAGGTATGGAGATGGGGCTTGTTGATGGTGTCACCACCAATCCGTCGCTCCTCGCAAAGGAGAATAAGGACCCCGAGACGGTACTTCAGGAGATACTGCGGACCGTGCCGGGACCGGTCAGCCTGGAGGTCATATCCACCACATCCGAAGGTATGTGCGAAGAGGCGCGAAAGCTGGCGCAGCTGGGCGAGAACGCCGTCATCAAGATACCTATGACGGAACAGGGTATAAGGGCCGTCAGGACACTGACGGACGAAGGGATCAAAACGAATGTGACCCTCATTTTTCAGCCCGTCCAGGCCCTCATCGCCGCAAAGGCAGGCGCCACCTATGTGAGTCCCTTCATCGGCAGGCTTGACGATATCTCTCAGAGGGGCATGGAGATAATCGATAGCATAACCAGGATATTCTACAATTATGCCTTCGAAACAGAGGTCATAGTCGCCAGCATCCGCAACCCCATGCATGTTCTGGATGCGGCTCTCATCGGCGCCGATATAGCCACCATTCCCTTCAACGTGCTCAAACAACTCATGAACCATCCGCTGACGGATATCGGTCTGCAGAAATTCCTCAAGGACTGGGAAGGCATCAAGAAATAG
- a CDS encoding tetratricopeptide repeat protein has product MATPKKTAQQWFLEAYHYHLLEQSVDKAIKAYRRCIHLDPAYTDAYVNLGLIHLKREQYEKALQYFARVAQLEPENIEAYINLGYAYEKMDRFGSAKQMYEHALKINPRHMEAFVNLANIAEIQADYNGAIDLWKKAIEVDPNAAQPHFFLAATYDRHDMFDEAIEAYGHTLAIDPHHLKALFNLGRLYIQQGEPRKAFDAFARIVELNGDNTAAWNYLGYIYETLGSIDHAIFAYSNSLIINNYQEDAHYNLARLQYLQYRSDPDPAMLEGIKGRLQYVASVNPNNREAKQLLGMIRLHRSREERTVIDQ; this is encoded by the coding sequence ATGGCAACACCAAAGAAGACTGCTCAGCAATGGTTTCTTGAAGCCTATCATTATCATCTGCTTGAACAATCCGTCGACAAGGCCATCAAGGCATACAGGAGGTGCATACACCTCGACCCCGCTTACACTGATGCATATGTCAACCTCGGACTTATCCATCTCAAGCGGGAACAATACGAGAAGGCCCTGCAATATTTCGCCCGCGTCGCCCAGCTTGAACCCGAAAATATAGAGGCATATATCAATCTCGGTTATGCCTATGAAAAAATGGACCGTTTCGGCAGCGCGAAGCAGATGTACGAACACGCGCTGAAGATCAACCCGCGGCACATGGAGGCCTTCGTCAATCTCGCCAACATCGCTGAGATACAGGCCGACTATAACGGGGCCATCGATCTATGGAAGAAGGCCATCGAGGTGGACCCTAACGCCGCTCAGCCCCATTTTTTCCTGGCAGCCACCTATGACCGGCACGACATGTTTGACGAAGCCATCGAGGCGTACGGGCACACCCTCGCCATCGACCCCCATCATTTAAAGGCCCTCTTCAATCTCGGGCGTCTTTACATACAACAGGGTGAGCCGAGGAAGGCTTTCGATGCCTTTGCGCGTATCGTCGAATTGAACGGCGACAACACTGCGGCATGGAACTACCTGGGGTATATTTACGAGACGCTGGGAAGCATCGACCACGCCATATTTGCATACAGCAATTCCCTCATTATCAACAACTACCAGGAAGATGCTCATTACAACCTGGCCCGGCTGCAATATCTTCAATACCGCTCCGATCCGGACCCGGCCATGCTGGAAGGGATTAAAGGCAGACTGCAGTATGTGGCTTCTGTAAACCCCAACAACCGGGAGGCAAAACAATTGCTGGGTATGATCCGGCTCCACAGGTCAAGGGAAGAAAGAACAGTTATAGACCAATAA
- a CDS encoding MFS transporter, translated as IMVHYAWIIAFTGALVTILAHGFGRMSYSVILPPMKDGLMLNYTQLGSIATGNFIGYLSLAIIGGFLAARFGVRRVVFFSLLVIGVSLFLTGFADSFSFAFVMRLIAGLGNGGSYVPIMALPAAWFIAQKRGLATGIVSGGIGTGLFLSGIILPPIISAFGKDGWRYAWYFLGIAVFVLAFVCYAFLRNSPSEKSLSMYGGVEEQKGGPKVTLFSAFKDVVVESEIWKLGVVYFMYGFSYIIYLTFFVAFLTREMGVSSISAGRIFAVLGIFSIFCGVIYGWISDVLGRRYGSMIAYLTLALSYLIFAFWRDTTGFYVSAVIFGVAAFSIPTIMAAASGDAVGGRLAPAGLGFITLFFGIGQALGPLAGGYIKDTTGTFTYAFLLSAGVSLLGAFGSLILKKKA; from the coding sequence ATAATGGTGCATTACGCATGGATCATCGCTTTCACCGGTGCACTCGTCACTATTCTGGCCCATGGCTTCGGCAGGATGTCCTATTCGGTCATTCTGCCGCCCATGAAAGACGGCCTTATGCTCAATTACACGCAGCTTGGATCCATCGCGACGGGTAATTTCATCGGCTATCTCAGTCTCGCCATAATAGGCGGCTTTCTCGCCGCCCGCTTTGGAGTGAGGCGGGTCGTTTTCTTCTCCCTTCTTGTGATCGGAGTAAGCCTTTTCCTTACAGGTTTTGCCGATTCTTTTTCCTTCGCTTTTGTAATGAGGCTTATAGCCGGGCTGGGTAACGGGGGAAGCTACGTTCCAATCATGGCCCTGCCGGCCGCCTGGTTCATCGCGCAAAAAAGAGGACTTGCAACGGGGATAGTATCCGGCGGCATAGGCACGGGGCTTTTCCTCTCGGGGATAATCCTCCCTCCCATTATCTCGGCTTTTGGAAAAGACGGGTGGCGCTACGCATGGTATTTCCTGGGGATAGCGGTCTTCGTTCTCGCTTTCGTCTGCTATGCCTTCCTGAGAAACAGCCCTTCCGAAAAAAGTCTTTCCATGTACGGGGGCGTCGAAGAGCAAAAAGGCGGCCCGAAGGTCACCCTCTTTTCGGCCTTCAAGGACGTTGTCGTGGAATCGGAGATCTGGAAACTGGGAGTGGTCTATTTCATGTATGGATTCTCCTATATTATCTATCTCACCTTTTTCGTCGCTTTCCTCACCAGGGAGATGGGGGTAAGCTCAATCTCGGCGGGAAGGATCTTTGCCGTACTCGGTATCTTCAGCATATTCTGCGGCGTCATATATGGCTGGATATCCGACGTGCTCGGGAGAAGGTACGGATCCATGATCGCCTACCTCACCCTTGCTCTGTCCTACCTCATCTTCGCCTTCTGGAGGGACACCACGGGCTTCTACGTATCGGCGGTGATCTTCGGCGTAGCCGCCTTTTCTATCCCCACCATCATGGCCGCGGCATCGGGAGACGCCGTGGGCGGCCGCCTCGCTCCTGCCGGTCTCGGCTTCATAACTCTATTCTTCGGCATAGGTCAGGCCCTGGGCCCGCTGGCGGGAGGCTACATAAAGGACACCACGGGGACCTTCACTTACGCATTCCTCCTTTCCGCAGGGGTCTCACTGCTGGGAGCGTTCGGATCTCTGATCCTCAAGAAGAAAGCCTGA
- a CDS encoding AAA family ATPase — translation MYTDYWGLKKPPFDNVPDPSMYVDSHLSVENTVAETLFAIEEGNECLTVIVGDVGLGKTLSLRLILDSLEQSKYKIAFVTNPDMSFVQILREIIGQLTGKECEIRGKTELLEVFNKLLFETADEGKKVLVFIDEANAISPTNLESLRLLTNMQDDTRNLFTIVLAGQMELAKRLEHPKRANLFQRIGTYNRIEKMESEELVRNYVGTRLKMAGAARDIFTDDAIRRLYQYSENGVPRLINKIAKLCLKAGETNNFDVITGDVVQQIGQRFLKMTGPAVQKRSLKERPARKAKAAQLPDIEPAPAGMTQPPERPVMAAPPPPPPIGAPPPPERPVMAAPPPPPPPPPPPPPPPPPPPPVLERPASPTATPSAPGGQFFAGPPMSGKEPVQEELETVPEAKEETEPVRVEAEPESGRELRFQREAEPVVEETTPEPEPEETFTPAEAKEGIIEMAAPPPPPPPPPPPPPPPPPPPPPPPPPPPPPPPPPPPPPPPPPPPPPPPAEEAAHVQIPVEGVAEEVETEPDVVSVAGCKIKIEIPPHIVEQTRDTGIDQKRKVAGVLAAQTLEKNPQLTASPTVDPVSVWSEILSVIMKKLEG, via the coding sequence AACGTTGTCGCTGCGGCTTATTCTCGACTCGCTCGAACAGAGCAAGTACAAGATAGCTTTTGTAACAAACCCCGACATGTCCTTCGTGCAGATACTCCGTGAGATCATAGGCCAGCTAACGGGCAAGGAATGCGAGATCCGGGGCAAGACCGAGCTTCTTGAGGTTTTCAACAAATTGCTTTTTGAGACGGCCGATGAGGGCAAAAAGGTCCTTGTCTTCATTGACGAGGCAAATGCCATATCTCCGACGAACCTCGAAAGCCTGCGGCTTCTCACGAACATGCAGGACGATACGAGAAATCTCTTCACCATAGTCCTTGCAGGCCAGATGGAACTTGCAAAGAGGCTTGAGCATCCCAAGAGGGCCAACCTGTTCCAGCGAATAGGCACCTACAACAGGATCGAGAAGATGGAGAGCGAAGAGCTTGTAAGGAATTACGTCGGCACACGGTTGAAAATGGCTGGCGCAGCGAGGGATATATTTACGGATGACGCCATTCGCAGGCTTTATCAGTACTCCGAGAACGGAGTGCCCCGCCTTATCAACAAGATAGCAAAATTATGCCTTAAGGCGGGAGAGACGAATAATTTTGACGTCATTACCGGAGACGTTGTCCAGCAGATCGGTCAGCGTTTTCTGAAGATGACAGGCCCTGCGGTGCAGAAGAGAAGTCTTAAGGAGCGGCCGGCGAGGAAGGCAAAGGCAGCCCAGCTGCCTGACATAGAACCAGCTCCAGCCGGGATGACGCAACCACCGGAGAGGCCCGTGATGGCCGCACCTCCACCACCTCCACCGATAGGTGCGCCACCACCACCGGAGAGGCCCGTGATGGCTGCACCGCCGCCACCACCGCCGCCACCGCCACCGCCACCGCCACCGCCACCGCCACCGCCACCAGTATTGGAACGGCCGGCGTCCCCTACCGCGACGCCTTCGGCTCCGGGGGGCCAGTTTTTTGCCGGTCCCCCGATGTCGGGGAAAGAGCCTGTCCAGGAGGAGCTTGAGACAGTTCCTGAGGCAAAGGAAGAAACTGAGCCGGTGCGTGTTGAGGCTGAGCCGGAATCAGGACGGGAACTGAGATTCCAGAGAGAAGCTGAACCGGTAGTCGAAGAGACGACGCCGGAGCCGGAGCCCGAGGAAACATTCACGCCCGCCGAGGCAAAAGAAGGGATCATCGAGATGGCCGCACCGCCACCTCCACCTCCACCTCCACCTCCACCTCCACCTCCACCTCCACCTCCACCTCCACCTCCACCTCCACCTCCACCGCCACCGCCACCGCCACCGCCACCGCCACCGCCACCGCCACCGCCACCGCCACCGCCACCCGCGGAAGAGGCTGCTCATGTTCAGATACCCGTCGAAGGTGTCGCGGAAGAGGTCGAGACAGAGCCGGATGTGGTATCTGTCGCCGGGTGCAAGATCAAGATAGAGATACCTCCTCACATTGTGGAGCAGACAAGGGATACAGGTATCGATCAGAAGAGAAAGGTCGCGGGGGTCCTGGCCGCCCAGACACTCGAAAAGAATCCCCAGCTTACCGCTTCGCCGACGGTTGACCCCGTCTCCGTGTGGAGTGAAATACTGAGCGTCATCATGAAGAAATTGGAGGGATAG
- a CDS encoding ABC transporter substrate binding protein, which translates to MIVYCSLENKIARLSQLMGSLKGTAGREPRCREKKRGIKPVWAVMFIAFSFLLFAGSCRAAAVHDHKTVLILHSYHRTDWTETIMEGFMSALKGREDLTVHVEYMDTRKIETAEYLDRLRDIYAMKFVSIRFDVVLVSDDNAFHFALRHQKKLFRNTPIVFCGVNRFNEDIVAGRENVIGVLEEDDFEETLAFAFRVKPDARTVYVVHDRTRENRKRFENLSRIMETSYPHFATKTIDNLSYSQVEQTVSTLPADSMVFFISLWQDEQGRPVSMEEAERVLKTSPVPVFGRSSSFMGKGLVGGKCVTGFSQGQAAGSLAKQILDGKSPRDLPRMLESPNRFMFDHAELREHGISETMVPRDSIILNRQHSFFEVYRTAILGAVAVIIVLLTFITVLVIGLARLRRTSLQLRSREMELLASQETLSGILSASPSGIVKIKSRIFEWVNDAMCSITGYDESELVGHDSRFLYPDDEEYERVGREIYHKGQEESRWVSKDGTMRELLFQVAKTRDDSYIAIITDITERIRTARALRESEKLYRNIIEKIQDVFYRFDANGILIMINPAGARMFHYDSVEDMLGLPMEAFWNDSRDLYRMIDELKDRDRVNDYEAFLRRKDGTTLYVSITTHYFLDDDGNIAGREGILRDITERKMAAEALRESEVRYRALFEFSPDAVLVLKNGIYMDCNSQTLELMKCRKEDILGKGPSGFSPENQPDGTSSADRAMEKVRLAMSGEPQFFEWRNRRFDGGGFLDVEVNLRRFDVNSEAYLLVIVRDITERKKAEAQIRRLVTAIEQTGEDVIITDAGGVIEYVNPAFESITGYSRDEAIGNTPSFLTSGLHDREFYRNLWETISGGKVWSGTIVNRRKDGTFIHEESTVSPLVDSSGTITGYIALNRDVTRQVQLESQLHQSQKMEVIGQLAGGIAHDFNNILSAIMGYSNLVQMKIPPDDPVRKYVDQIVASSGKAAILTQSLLAFSRKQIIDPKPLDVNAAITGTKKLLSRLITEDIILKTDLCKDPLVVMADFVQIDQVLMNLVTNARDAMPVGGKLTISTRGLDSDIGGDKEDRRSRLACISVSDTGVGMDLRTREKIFEPFFTTKESGKGTGLGLSIVYGIVQQHNGSIRVATEVGRGTTFEILLPIVEVFPEEKTESFAEDPRGNEKILVAEDNQELRDLLRTVLAEQGYEVFEAVDGLDAIETQKRCRADLVILDVVMPKMNGKEAFDRLKSVDPGIRVLFMSGYTDDIIHQKGIRDATIEYIAKPILPRDLLKKVREILDGEPVAGSSIS; encoded by the coding sequence GTGATCGTATATTGTTCATTGGAGAACAAGATTGCGCGATTATCTCAACTCATGGGCAGCTTGAAAGGCACGGCAGGAAGAGAACCCCGCTGCAGGGAGAAGAAGCGGGGCATAAAGCCGGTATGGGCGGTAATGTTCATTGCCTTCTCGTTTCTTCTTTTCGCCGGCTCATGCCGGGCAGCCGCAGTCCATGACCACAAGACGGTGCTTATTCTCCATTCCTATCACAGGACAGATTGGACCGAGACCATAATGGAAGGCTTTATGTCCGCTTTGAAGGGGCGTGAGGACCTTACCGTGCATGTTGAATACATGGACACGAGAAAGATCGAGACCGCCGAATATCTCGACAGGCTTCGCGATATCTACGCGATGAAATTTGTTTCTATTCGGTTTGATGTGGTCCTTGTCTCCGACGATAACGCCTTTCACTTCGCCCTTCGACATCAGAAGAAGCTTTTCAGAAATACCCCCATAGTATTCTGCGGGGTGAACAGGTTCAATGAGGACATAGTTGCGGGTCGTGAAAATGTCATCGGTGTCCTTGAAGAAGATGATTTCGAGGAAACATTGGCGTTTGCCTTCCGGGTGAAGCCGGATGCGCGGACGGTCTATGTTGTGCATGACCGGACCAGGGAGAACCGCAAACGTTTTGAAAACCTGTCGCGGATCATGGAGACCTCCTACCCCCATTTTGCGACGAAGACAATAGACAACCTTTCATACTCGCAGGTCGAACAGACAGTATCCACGCTTCCTGCGGACAGCATGGTTTTCTTCATATCCTTATGGCAGGATGAGCAGGGCAGGCCTGTTTCGATGGAAGAGGCAGAGAGAGTACTGAAGACGTCGCCCGTTCCCGTTTTCGGCCGTTCGAGCTCTTTTATGGGAAAAGGCCTTGTCGGCGGCAAATGTGTCACGGGCTTCAGCCAGGGTCAGGCTGCAGGCTCACTTGCGAAACAGATACTCGACGGCAAGAGCCCTCGGGACCTTCCCCGCATGCTCGAGAGCCCGAACCGGTTCATGTTCGATCATGCAGAGCTCAGGGAGCACGGGATCTCCGAGACGATGGTTCCGCGGGACAGTATCATCCTCAACAGGCAGCACTCCTTCTTTGAAGTGTACAGGACAGCAATACTCGGCGCCGTTGCTGTGATCATTGTTCTCCTGACATTCATCACAGTCCTGGTGATAGGTCTTGCCAGGCTGAGACGCACCTCCCTTCAGCTCCGGTCGAGAGAAATGGAGCTTCTGGCTTCACAGGAGACATTGTCGGGAATTCTCTCGGCTTCGCCGAGCGGTATCGTAAAGATCAAGAGCAGGATATTTGAATGGGTCAACGATGCGATGTGTTCCATCACGGGGTATGACGAAAGCGAGCTCGTGGGGCACGATTCCCGCTTCCTTTATCCCGACGATGAAGAGTACGAGAGGGTGGGCCGGGAGATCTATCACAAAGGGCAGGAAGAATCGAGATGGGTCAGCAAAGACGGTACCATGAGGGAACTGCTCTTTCAGGTGGCGAAGACGAGGGATGACAGTTATATAGCAATCATAACGGACATCACGGAACGGATAAGGACCGCCCGGGCGTTGAGGGAGAGCGAGAAGCTCTATCGCAATATAATCGAAAAGATACAGGATGTGTTCTACAGGTTCGATGCGAATGGCATTCTGATCATGATAAATCCTGCGGGAGCGAGGATGTTCCACTATGATTCCGTCGAGGATATGCTTGGTCTGCCCATGGAGGCTTTCTGGAACGACTCCCGTGATCTCTACAGAATGATCGACGAGCTGAAGGACCGCGACCGCGTGAACGATTACGAGGCTTTTCTCAGGCGCAAGGACGGCACAACGTTGTACGTCTCCATTACGACCCATTACTTCCTTGATGATGACGGAAACATTGCAGGTCGGGAAGGGATTCTCAGAGACATCACCGAACGGAAGATGGCGGCAGAGGCCTTGCGTGAAAGCGAGGTGCGCTACCGGGCCCTCTTTGAGTTCTCTCCCGATGCCGTTCTGGTCCTCAAAAACGGCATCTACATGGACTGTAACTCCCAGACACTGGAACTGATGAAATGCAGAAAGGAAGACATACTGGGGAAGGGGCCCTCTGGGTTTTCCCCCGAGAACCAGCCTGACGGCACCTCCTCGGCAGACAGGGCAATGGAAAAGGTGCGTCTTGCCATGTCCGGCGAACCGCAGTTTTTCGAGTGGCGCAACAGGAGGTTCGACGGAGGGGGCTTTCTTGACGTGGAGGTCAACCTGAGGCGTTTCGATGTGAACAGCGAGGCCTATCTCCTCGTGATCGTCCGGGACATAACGGAGAGGAAGAAGGCGGAAGCCCAGATCAGGCGCCTCGTGACGGCCATCGAACAGACGGGGGAGGATGTCATCATCACCGATGCAGGGGGCGTCATCGAATATGTCAATCCTGCCTTCGAGTCCATCACGGGATATTCCCGCGATGAGGCTATCGGCAACACGCCGAGTTTCCTCACGAGCGGTCTCCATGACCGGGAGTTCTACAGAAACCTCTGGGAGACGATCAGCGGCGGCAAGGTCTGGAGCGGCACCATCGTCAACAGGAGAAAGGACGGGACCTTTATCCACGAGGAATCCACCGTCAGTCCCCTTGTGGATTCATCAGGCACGATAACGGGATATATTGCACTCAACCGCGATGTGACGAGACAGGTCCAACTCGAATCGCAGCTGCATCAGTCGCAGAAGATGGAGGTCATCGGCCAGCTCGCCGGGGGGATCGCCCACGACTTCAACAATATCCTCTCCGCCATTATGGGATACTCGAACCTTGTGCAGATGAAGATCCCGCCGGATGATCCCGTCCGGAAGTATGTCGATCAGATCGTAGCATCTTCGGGCAAGGCGGCTATCCTGACTCAGAGTTTGCTTGCATTCAGCAGGAAACAGATCATCGACCCGAAACCTCTGGATGTGAATGCGGCTATCACGGGTACCAAAAAGCTGCTTTCGCGCCTCATTACCGAAGACATTATTTTGAAGACGGACCTCTGCAAGGATCCACTCGTGGTGATGGCCGACTTCGTCCAGATCGACCAGGTGCTCATGAACCTTGTGACCAATGCCCGGGACGCAATGCCCGTGGGGGGCAAACTCACGATCAGCACGAGAGGGCTCGACAGCGATATCGGCGGGGACAAGGAAGACCGGAGAAGCCGCCTCGCCTGTATCAGCGTTTCCGACACAGGTGTCGGCATGGATTTGAGGACGAGGGAAAAGATCTTCGAACCCTTCTTTACCACAAAGGAATCGGGTAAGGGAACGGGACTGGGTCTGTCCATAGTGTACGGAATAGTACAACAGCACAATGGTTCTATTCGCGTTGCCACCGAGGTAGGCCGGGGGACTACCTTCGAGATCCTCCTTCCCATCGTCGAGGTTTTTCCGGAGGAAAAGACAGAATCATTCGCCGAAGACCCCCGGGGGAACGAAAAGATACTTGTCGCAGAAGACAATCAGGAGTTGAGAGACCTGTTGCGCACCGTTCTTGCGGAACAGGGTTACGAGGTCTTTGAGGCCGTAGATGGTCTCGATGCCATTGAAACACAGAAGAGGTGCCGGGCGGACCTCGTTATTCTCGATGTCGTCATGCCCAAGATGAACGGCAAAGAGGCCTTTGACAGGCTGAAGTCCGTCGACCCCGGGATCAGGGTGCTTTTCATGAGCGGCTACACCGATGACATCATCCACCAGAAAGGAATCCGTGACGCGACGATAGAGTATATCGCCAAGCCAATCCTCCCCCGGGACCTCCTTAAGAAGGTGAGGGAAATACTGGACGGTGAGCCGGTGGCCGGGAGCTCTATTTCTTGA